The proteins below come from a single Gossypium raimondii isolate GPD5lz chromosome 2, ASM2569854v1, whole genome shotgun sequence genomic window:
- the LOC105789575 gene encoding putative RING-H2 finger protein ATL21A: MDPLNFFFIVVVVILLSFFQPFLTNGELCSAVSCSNVIVEYPFRLTNQPDCCGHPDFNLSVSCRSRYHLPDQTIISHLPVTSGSKPSIIPLPTYCSLILACPNAFLRDSISPSTPLSSCLELAEISVPLRSPGWPTNYIDDILLTWEQPYCVFPPCNHCESNCESENGDGECSRKKRGLSSGTKYAVIFIVGTPISLIAVCIIYYNIRVHCYDHRHQPNAEISSLTEEQQLADITVNGLDGSRIEAYPITLLGENFELPRPNDNTCSICLSEYQAKETIRTIPDSNHYFHANCIDEWFKLNAACPVCRNTPDHDSARLITRSTSAFSSRPPL; the protein is encoded by the exons ATGGACCCTTTAAACTTCTTCTTCATCGTCGTCGTCGTCATCCTACTATCGTTCTTTCAACCATTTTTGACCAATGGTGAACTCTGCTCCGCGGTTTCATGCAGCAATGTTATAGTTGAGTACCCTTTCCGGCTCACAAATCAACCCGATTGCTGCGGCCATCCCGACTTCAACCTCTCAGTCTCATGCAGAAGCAGATACCATTTGCCAGACCAAACGATCATTTCCCATCTTCCGGTGACTTCGGGGTCGAAACCATCGATTATTCCACTCCCTACTTACTGCTCACTGATCCTTGCATGCCCAAACGCCTTCTTAAGGGATTCGATCTCTCCG TCGACACCGTTGAGTTCATGTCTAGAGCTAGCAGAGATTTCGGTCCCCCTTCGCAGTCCAGGTTGGCCGACGAActatattgatgatattctgttAACATGGGAACAACCCTATTGCGTGTTTCCACCATGTAATCACTGTGAAAGTAATTGCGAGTCAGAAAATGGCGATGGTGAATGCTCCAGAAAGAAAAGAG GTCTCTCAAGCGGTACGAAATATGCTGTGATTTTCATCGTGGGAACACCCATCTCCTTGATTGCGGTGTGTATTATTTATTACAACATTAGAGTCCATTGTTATGACCATCGCCACCAGCCAAATGCCGAAATCTCCAGCTTGACTGAAGAGCAGCAATTAGCTGATATTACTGTAAATGGTCTCGATGGTTCAAGGATCGAAGCCTATCCAATTACATTGCTGGGTGAAAACTTCGAGCTTCCAAGGCCTAATGATAATACATGTTCAATATGTCTATCGGAATATCAAGCCAAAGAGACAATAAGAACCATACCTGATTCCAATCACTACTTTCATGCTAATTGCATTGATGAGTGGTTTAAACTAAATGCAGCTTGCCCTGTCTGTCGCAATACGCCGGATCATGACTCTGCTCGTTTGATCACCCGTTCCACATCAGCTTTCTCATCGAGACCACCATTATAG
- the LOC105788222 gene encoding putative RING-H2 finger protein ATL21B → MTPLNFFFVFLLSFFLHPFFTYGEFCPRVSCGNVSVDFPFRLTNQPDCCGDPNFNLLCTTTNQIIISFPFSGDFMVNTINYSNPYLQLTDPCITKRLLQGFNLTGTPFQPLYTRTYIFSNCSTDSNISVVYPSALFFSCLSSINFLVWGIAKNFYDPSTPVSSCLELAEISVPQHDPGWPFYIDDIPLTWEQPHCHTVPCNYCPSSECSRDKGGLSNGTKYAVIFILGTPISLIAVCIIYYNVRVHCADHRRHQPNVEISGLTSEPQLAGIIVNGLDGSSIEAYPITLLGENMKLPRPNDNTCSICLSEYQAKETIRTIPDCNHYFHASCIDEWLKLNAACPVCRRTPDQDSAHLLTHSTSSFSSRPSL, encoded by the exons ATGACCCCTTTAAACTTCTTCTTCGTCTTCCTCCTATCGTTCTTTCTTCATCCATTTTTTACCTACGGTGAATTCTGCCCCAGGGTTTCATGCGGCAATGTATCAGTTGACTTCCCTTTCCGACTCACAAATCAACCCGACTGCTGCGGCGATCCCAACTTCAACCTCTTATGCACAACCACAAACCAAATCATCATCAGTTTCCCATTTTCCGGTGACTTTATGGTCAACACCATCAATTATTCCAATCCTTATTTACAGCTCACTGACCCTTGCATCACCAAACGTCTTCTTCAGGGATTTAATCTCACCGGCACTCCGTTTCAGCCCCTATACACTCGAACCTACATATTTTCGAACTGTTCCACCGATTCAAATATCTCAGTCGTCTATCCTTcagctttatttttttcttgccTTAGTAGTATAAACTTTTTGGTTTGGGGTATAGCCAAAAACTTTTACGATCCGTCGACGCCGGTGAGTTCATGTCTAGAGCTAGCAGAGATTTCAGTCCCCCAACACGATCCAGGTTGGCCATTCTATATTGATGATATTCCGTTAACATGGGAACAACCCCATTGCCATACGGTACCATGTAACTACTGTCCAAGTAGTGAATGCTCCAGAGATAAAGGAG GTCTTTCAAACGGTACCAAATACGCTGTGATTTTCATCCTGGGAACACCCATCTCCTTGATTGCGGTGTGTATTATTTATTACAACGTTAGAGTCCATTGTGCTGATCATCGTCGCCACCAACCAAATGTCGAAATCTCCGGCCTCACTTCAGAGCCGCAGTTAGCTGGTATTATTGTAAATGGTCTCGATGGTTCAAGTATCGAAGCCTATCCAATTACATTGCTCGGTGAAAACATGAAGCTTCCAAGGCCTAATGATAATACTTGTTCTATATGTTTATCGGAATATCAAGCCAAAGAGACAATAAGAACAATACCTGATTGCAATCACTACTTTCATGCTAGTTGTATTGATGAGTGGCTTAAGTTAAATGCAGCCTGCCCTGTGTGTCGTCGTACACCAGATCAAGACTCTGCTCATTTACTCACCCATTCCACATCATCTTTTTCATCGAGACCATCACTAtag
- the LOC105789827 gene encoding putative RING-H2 finger protein ATL21B, with the protein MAPLKFFFFLVFLPFLLFQPMFTVDDFCPAVFCDDILVSFPFRLSYQPYCCGDPNFNLACRSTDQTIINFPFSGEFTVDVISYSPRYLQLSQYCIPERLLQGLDLSATPFKPLYPESYTFLNCSSETNVSMVYPAIKFICLSDLNFSIWGIPTIAYNQSSSLSSCLEIAKILVPLPSPNWPTYGFDDIVLTWEQPDCQSAPCNYCGSSESNCQNGNGDGVDGECSNLHKKKKGLSTSTKYALIFIVTPIILILVLIIICNVRVHCYDGRRGLHHRPNAEISSFIAEPPVAPNPITVNGLDGSSIEAYPITLLDENFKLPRPNDNTCSICLSEYEAKETIRTIPDCTHYFHANCIDEWLKLNAACPVCRNTPDHDPASLITRSTSSSPSRPPQ; encoded by the exons ATGGCCCCTTTAaagttcttcttcttcttagtCTTCCTCccctttttactttttcaaccAATGTTCACAGTCGATGATTTCTGCCCCGCAGTTTTTTGCGACGATATATTAGTTTCCTTCCCTTTCCGGCTCTCATATCAACCCTATTGCTGCGGCGATCCCAACTTCAACCTCGCATGCAGAAGCACAGACCAAACCATCATCAATTTCCCATTTTCCGGCGAGTTTACGGTCGATGTCATCAGTTATTCGCCTCGTTATTTACAGTTAAGTCAGTATTGCATCCCGGAACGTCTCCTCCAGGGACTCGATCTATCTGCTACGCCTTTCAAGCCATTGTACCCTGAAAGCTACACATTTCTCAACTGTTCCTCTGAAACCAATGTGTCAATGGTCTATCCTGCAATTAAGTTTATTTGTCTTAGTGATTTAAACTTTTCGATTTGGGGTATACCCACAATCGCTTATAATCAATCTTCTTCGTTGAGTTCATGTCTAGAGATAGCAAAGATTTTGGTCCCCCTTCCTAGTCCAAATTGGCCCACGTACGGTTTTGATGATATTGTGTTAACATGGGAACAGCCCGATTGCCAGTCGGCACCATGTAATTACTGTGGAAGCAGTGAAAGTAATTGCCAGAACGGAAATGGTGACGGTGTCGATGGTGAATGCTCTAATCTCCACAAGAAGAAAAAAG gtCTTTCAACCAGTACCAAATATGCCTTGATTTTCATCGTAACACCCATCATCTTGATTTTGGTGTTGATTATTATTTGCAATGTTAGAGTCCATTGCTATGATGGCCGCCGCGGCCTCCACCACAGGCCAAATGCTGAAATCTCCAGCTTCATTGCAGAGCCGCCAGTAGCTCCTAATCCAATTACTGTAAATGGTCTCGATGGTTCAAGCATCGAAGCCTATCCCATTACTTTACTTGATGAAAACTTCAAGCTTCCAAGGCCTAATGACAATACTTGTTCAATATGCCTATCGGAGTATGAAGCCAAAGAGACAATAAGAACCATACCTGATTGCACTCACTACTTTCATGCTAATTGCATCGATGAGTGGCTTAAGTTAAATGCAGCTTGCCCTGTTTGTCGCAATACACCGGACCATGACCCCGCTAGTCTGATAACCCGTTCCACATCATCCTCTCCATCGAGACCACCGCAATAG